GGCGGGCCCTGGGAGGCCCGGTTCGGCTACTCGCGGGTGGTCCGGGTGGGGCCGCTGGCGCTCACCGCCGGCTGCACCTCGACGGTGGACGGCCGGGTGGCGCACGTGGGGGACGCCGCGGCGCAGACCGCCCAGGCGTTGCGGATCGGCCTGGCCGCGCTCGCCGAGGTGGGCGCCGAGCCGGCCGACGTGATCCGGACCCGGATGTACGTGACCGACCGGAGCTACGCCGACGAGGTGGGCCGGGCCCACAACGCGGTGTTCGGGGCGGTCCGGCCGGCGGCGACGATGGTGGTGGTGGCCGGGCTGATCGACCCGGAGCACCTGGTCGAGGTCGAGTTGGAGGCGTACGTCGGCGAGCGGTGACCCGGCCGCTCCCGGTGTGGGCGCGGCCACCCCGCGGCCGATTAGATTGTGCACAACTCAATTGGGCGCTACTGTTCGGGGGTGACCGATGACCTGGTACTGCGCCGGCAGGTGTGCTTCGCCCTCTACGCGGCGTCGCGCGCCCTCACCGACGTCTACCGGCCCATCCTCGACGAGCACGGCCTGACCTACCCGCAGTACCTGGTGCTGCTGGTGCTCTGGGAGCGCGGCGACGACGCGCCCACGGTCTCCGAGCTGGGCAACCGGCTCCGACTGGACTCCGGCACCCTCTCCCCGCTGCTGAAGCGGCTGGAGTCCGCCGGCCTGGTGGTGCGAACCCGCTCCCCGCGGGACGAGCGCCGGGTCGAGGTGGGCCTCACCGCGCCGGGCCGGGCCCTGCGGGAGCGGATGGACGAGGTGCCGCGACGGGTGGCCCGCGCCACCGGCCTCACCGAGGCCGAGCTGGTCGGCCTGCGCGACACCCTCACCCGGGTCACCGAGACGATCCACCGACAGAAGGAGCAGTGACCACCATGCAGGTGCTCTACACCGCGTCCGCGCGGGCGACCGGGGACGGCCGGGACGGCCGGGTCCGCACCTCCGACGGCACCCTGGAGCTGGACCTGGCGATCCCGAAGGAGATGGGCGGCGCCGGTGGCGCGGCCAACCCCGAGCAGCTCTTCGCCGCCGGCTACGCGGCCTGCTTCCACTCGGCGCTGCGACTCGTCGCCCGCAAGGCCAGGGCGGACGTCTCCGGCTCCGTCGTCGAGGCCGAGGTGGGCATCGGCCCGAACGGCAGCGGTGGCTTCGGCCTGACCGTCACCCTCGTGGTGGACCTGCCCGCCGTCGAGCGGACCGCCGCCGAGCAGCTCGTCGCGCAGGCCCACCAGGTCTGCCCGTACTCGAACGCGACCCGGGGCAACATCGAGGTCGCCCTCACCGTCCGGGAGTCGCGGTGACCACCAACCGGGAGATCCACCTGGCCTCGCGCCCGCAGGGCTGGCCGACCGGGGACAACTTCCGCCTCGTCAACGCCGAGGTGCCGACGCCGGGCCCGGGCCAGCTCCTGGTCCGCAACCAGTTCATGTCGGTCGACCCGTACATGCGCGGCCGGATGAACGACGTGAAGTCCTACGTGCCGCCGTTCCAGCTCGACGCCCCGCTCGACGGCGGCGCGGTCGGCGAGGTGGTGGCCAGCGAGGCCGACGGGTTCCGGCCCGGCGACACCGTGCTGCACGGTCTGGGCTGGCGCGAGTACGCGCTGCTCGACGCCAAGGCGGCGCGCAAGGTCGACCCGACCCTCGCCCCGGTCACCGCCTACCTCGGGGTGCTCGGCATGACCGGGCTCACCGCGTACGCGGGCCTGCTCGACGTGGCCGCCATGCAGCCGGGCGAGACCGTCTTCGTCTCCGGCGCGGCCGGCGCGGTGGGCAGCATGGTCGGCCAGATCGCCAAGCTGCGCGGCGCGGCCCGGGTGGTCGGTAGCGCCGGCTCGCCGGCCAAGGTCGAGCGGCTCCGGGCGCTCGGCTTCGACGCCGCCTTCGACTACCACGACGGCCCCGTCAGGGACCAGCTCAAGGCCGCCGCCCCGGACGGGATCGACGTGTACTTCGACAACGTCGGCGGCGAGCACCTGGAGGCCGCCATCGGGGCGATGAACCTGCACGGCCGGGCCGCCATCTGCGGCATGATCGCGCAGTACAACGCCACCGAGCCGCCGGCCGCCCCGCGCAACCTGGCGCTGCTGATCGGCAAGCGGCTCACCCTGCGCGGCTTCCTCGTCGGCGACCACGGTCACCTGCGCGAGCAGTTCGTCCATGAGACGGCCGGCTGGCTGCGCGACGGGAAGATCTCGTACGACGAGACGGTGATCGACGGCATCGAGAACGCCCCGGAGGCGTTCCTCGGCCTGCTGCGCGGGGAGAACCTGGGCAAGATGCTCGTCCGGGTGTGACCCCGGACTCGTTCGCGGCGGTCGGCCCGCTCGGGTCGGCCGCCGTGCCGCGCCCGTTGGATAGGCTCGCGACATGACGGTGGCGGTACGGGTGATCCCCTGTCTGGACGTGGACGCCGGGCGGGTGGTCAAGGGGGTCAACTTCCTCGACCTGCGCGACGCCGGCGACCCGGTCGAGCTGGCCGCGGCCTACGACCGGGCCGGCGCGGACGAGCTGACCTTCCTCGACGTCACCGCCTCCGCCAGCGACCGGGGGACCATGCTCGACGTGGTCCGGCGCACCGCCGAGTCGGTCTTCATCCCGCTCACCGTCGGCGGCGGCATCCGCCGGGTCGCCGACGTCGACACCCTGCTGCGGGCCGGCGCGGACAAGGTCGGGGTGAACACCGCCGCGATCGCCCGGCCGGAGCTGATCGCCGAGATCGCCGACCGGTTCGGCCGGCAGGTGCTGGTGCTCTCCCTCGACGTGCGGCGCGCCCCGGCGGGCACCACGCCGAGCGGCTTCGAGGTGACCACCCACGGCGGCCGCCGGGGCACCGGCCTCGACGCGGTGGAGTGGGCCCGGCGCGGCGCCGAGCTGGGCGCGGGGGAGATCCTGCTCAACTCGATGGACGCCGACGGCACCAAGACCGGCTTCGACCTGCCGCTGATCCAGGCCGTCCGGGAGGTCGTCGACGTGCCGGTGATCGCCAGCGGCGGCGCCGGCGCGGTGGCGCACTTCCCGCCGGCCGTCGGCGCGGGCGCCGACGCGGTGCTCGCGGCCAGCGTCTTCCACTTCGGCGAGCTGACCGTCGGCGAGGTCAAGGACGCCCTGCGCGGCGCCGGCCACCCGGTCCGCTGACCGGCCCGCCCGGCACCGACCGGGCCGGGTGCAGGATCGCCCCGGACGGCACGACGCGCGACCCGGTCAGGGCCGGCCGGAGTTGCCCTCCGGGGAGCGACGCGGCATCGGGATCGAGCGAACCACGTACTCCTGCACGGCGGCGGCGTGGTCGTCCTCGTCCAGGCTCCAGTCGGCCTCACCCGGCGTGTGCCGCCGGATCAGCGCGCCCTGCACGGTGTCCACCATGGTCCCCACCCCGGCGCTCGGCCGGGTGCGCCAGAGCTGCTCGCCGTCGGGGGTGATCCGGAACCAGCCGTCGGAGACGGTGACCAGGCCGGCCCCGACGAGCCGCCGGACCGCGGTCTCCACCTCGTGCCGGTCGGGGATGGCCCGATTGAGGTGATCGGCGGTGGACAGCACGTCAGCCAGGCGGACCCCCTCGGGCCGCCGGGTCGCGGCCGACCGGCGGTGCCGGCCGGCGCCGCTCGCGATCACCAGTGAGACGAAGATCCAGGCGTCGGTCCAGCGCCATCCGTTCTCCCCCATGAACGAATGATGCCCGGCGTCGACGGCGGAGAAAACACCCGCTTTCGCCCTGGCACGTCAGCGCAGCTCAGCGCGGTGCCGGCCGTCCCATCCCGTGGCCGTCGGCCCGCCCGCGGTGACGCTGGGTGCTCGGCGCCGGGTCCGGGCGCGCCGGGCGCCGACCGGCTCGGCCGGGCCGGTGCGCCCGGACCGGGTCAGGCCGCCTCGCCGGCGGGCCGGGCGGCGCACCCCACCGCCGGCTCCGCGGCGGCCGGCTCCGCGGGCACCGCGAAGAGGGGGATGAACAGCTGGGCGAGCGGCCCGATGGCCAGCGCGTACGCGACGGTGCCGAGGCCGACCGTGCCGCCGAGCAGCCAGCCGAGCGCCAGCACGGTGACCTCGATGACGGTCCGG
This sequence is a window from Micromonospora sp. NBRC 110009. Protein-coding genes within it:
- a CDS encoding RidA family protein; translation: MTAVAGDGSGPMPGGGPIVTRLGSGGPWEARFGYSRVVRVGPLALTAGCTSTVDGRVAHVGDAAAQTAQALRIGLAALAEVGAEPADVIRTRMYVTDRSYADEVGRAHNAVFGAVRPAATMVVVAGLIDPEHLVEVELEAYVGER
- the hisF gene encoding imidazole glycerol phosphate synthase subunit HisF, with protein sequence MTVAVRVIPCLDVDAGRVVKGVNFLDLRDAGDPVELAAAYDRAGADELTFLDVTASASDRGTMLDVVRRTAESVFIPLTVGGGIRRVADVDTLLRAGADKVGVNTAAIARPELIAEIADRFGRQVLVLSLDVRRAPAGTTPSGFEVTTHGGRRGTGLDAVEWARRGAELGAGEILLNSMDADGTKTGFDLPLIQAVREVVDVPVIASGGAGAVAHFPPAVGAGADAVLAASVFHFGELTVGEVKDALRGAGHPVR
- a CDS encoding NADP-dependent oxidoreductase, with product MTTNREIHLASRPQGWPTGDNFRLVNAEVPTPGPGQLLVRNQFMSVDPYMRGRMNDVKSYVPPFQLDAPLDGGAVGEVVASEADGFRPGDTVLHGLGWREYALLDAKAARKVDPTLAPVTAYLGVLGMTGLTAYAGLLDVAAMQPGETVFVSGAAGAVGSMVGQIAKLRGAARVVGSAGSPAKVERLRALGFDAAFDYHDGPVRDQLKAAAPDGIDVYFDNVGGEHLEAAIGAMNLHGRAAICGMIAQYNATEPPAAPRNLALLIGKRLTLRGFLVGDHGHLREQFVHETAGWLRDGKISYDETVIDGIENAPEAFLGLLRGENLGKMLVRV
- a CDS encoding MarR family winged helix-turn-helix transcriptional regulator; its protein translation is MTDDLVLRRQVCFALYAASRALTDVYRPILDEHGLTYPQYLVLLVLWERGDDAPTVSELGNRLRLDSGTLSPLLKRLESAGLVVRTRSPRDERRVEVGLTAPGRALRERMDEVPRRVARATGLTEAELVGLRDTLTRVTETIHRQKEQ
- a CDS encoding organic hydroperoxide resistance protein; this encodes MQVLYTASARATGDGRDGRVRTSDGTLELDLAIPKEMGGAGGAANPEQLFAAGYAACFHSALRLVARKARADVSGSVVEAEVGIGPNGSGGFGLTVTLVVDLPAVERTAAEQLVAQAHQVCPYSNATRGNIEVALTVRESR